Part of the Propioniciclava sp. MC1595 genome is shown below.
AGGTCGTGGTCTACCCGACCGACCACCAGCGCACCCGGCTCACCCACGCCATCGAGGTCGCGCAGGTCGCCACGTCGCTGGCCCGCGGCATCGGCGTCAACGTCACGCTCGCCGACGCGATGGCGCTCGGCCACGACTGCGGGCACGGCCCGGGCGGGCACGCGTCGGAGGACGCCTTCGACGCCTTCATCCCCGGCGGCTACGACCACGGCCCGTGGGGCGCCGACGTCGTGCTCACGCCCCTGAACCTGTGTGTGGAGACGCTCGACGGCATCCGCAACCACTCGTGGTCGCGGCCGGCGCCGATGACGATCGAGGGCGAGCTGGTCAGCTGGGCCGACCGCATCGCCTACTGCGCCCACGACCTCGAGGACGCCGTGCACGCCGGGATCGTCTCCCTCGACGACCTCCCCGCCGAGGTCGCGGAGGTCGCCGGCCGGACCCGGCGCGAGCAGCTGGCCACCTTCATCCGGTCGATCATCGGCACGGTCGCCGAGACCGGCATCGTCGGCATGGACGCCGACGTCGCCGCCGCCCTCGCCGCGCTGCGGAAGTTCAACTACGAGCAGATCTACACCCGCCCCGAGTCGGTCGCGCAGAGCAACGCGGTGATCGAGGTGCTGCGGGGCCTGGTCGAGTACTACTGCGAGCACCCTCGCTCGATGCCCGGCGACTACCACGCCGGCGCCGAGGACGACCTCGTGCGCACCGCCGTCACCTACGTCGGAGGCATGACCGACCGGTTCGCGTTCGACATGGCCGAGCAGCTCCTCGGCTGGGATCCCGACCGCCTGCCCCAGGGCATCGGCCGCGGCGTCTGACCCACCCCAGGGTCACGGGTGCAGGACGGGGACCAGATCGGCCGGGACGATGCGGGCCCGTCGCACCAGCTCGCCGAACACGGCCACGGTGCAGGCCTGCCCGGCCATGATGCCGATGAGCACCAGCACCTGGGCCGCGCCCGCCTGGAGTGGGGAGCCGCCGCCGAGCAGCACGCCGATGAAAGCGCCGGGGAGGGTGACCAGGCCAACGGTCCGGGTCTGGTCGATGTTGGGGATGAGCGCCTCGCCGAGCACGCGGTCGGCGACCAGTCCGATGGCCGGGCGGCGTTCGAAGCCGAGCGACAGGGCGGCCTCGTAGGACGCCCTGTTGTCGCGCAGTTCCGCGAACGTGCGGCGCCCGGCCAGCGTGTGCGCGGTCATCATGTTGCCGGCGACGATCCCGCCCAGGGCGACGATGGTGATGCCGTTGAACGGCGCGGCCCCGGTGAGGAACACGATGAGCAGCACCGGCAGTACCCCGGCGGCCATCGCGAGCGCGGTCCACGGCCAGCGGTCCCGGACGCCCACCCGCCCGGTCGTCGTCCACACGCCGATGGCGAACATGACCAGCGCGAAGGCCAGCCCGCCCCACCAGGTCTGCACGGCCACGGTCACCACACCGGCGATCAGCGCGAGCTGCACCACAGCGCGCAGGGCCGCGACCACCTGCTCCCGGGCCAGCGGACGGGCCCGGCCCTGGGCGTCCGGGGCCCCGAGCCGGCCCAGCCGGGCCGCCACGACGCCGAGCGCCACCAACAGCACGAGAGCGACGGCCAGGCCCCACCCGATGGTCACGGTCATGCGCCTCACCCTACGCCCGAGCCCGGGCGCGGCCCGCGCGGCTAGACTGCGCGCCATGGCCGGCCTGATCCACCCCGAGGACCTCGAGACGGTCCGCGAGCGGAGCCGGATCGACGACATCGTCAGCTCGTTCGTGATGCTCAAGCCCGCCGGCGGCGGCGCGCTGGTGGGGCTGTGCCCATTCCACGACGAGAAGACCCCCAGCTTCCGGGTGACGCCCAGCAAGGGCTTCTACTACTGCTTCGGTTGCGGCGAGGGCGGCGACGTCATCAAGTTCGTCCAGCAGGTCAACAACATGGGCTTCACCGAGGCGGTGGAGTTCCTGGCCGACCGGTGCGGGATCCAGCTGCGCTACACCGAGGGCGACGGCGGTCCGCGGCACGAGCCCGGCCTGCGCATGCGCATCCTGGAGGCCAACCAGGCCGCCGCCGAGTTCTTCGCGGCCCAGCTGACCAGCCCCGACGCGCTGGCCGGGCGCGTGTTCCTCGACCAGCGCGGCTTCACCCGTGAGCACGCCGAGCACTTCGGGATCGGCTACGCCCCGCGCGGCGGCCGCGACCTGCTCAACCACCTGACGGCGAAGAAGTTCACTCGTGACGACCTGGTCAAGGCCGGCCTCGTGCGCGAGCAGGGCTGGGACTTCTTCCAGGGCCGCCTGCTGTGGCCGATCCGCGACGCCGGTCGATCGACGCTCGGCTTCGGCGCGCGCAAGCTGTACGAGGACGACCGGATGCCGGCCAAGTACCTCAACACCCCCGAGACGCCGGTCTACAAGAAGTCGCACGTGCTCTACGGCCTCGACCTGGCCCGCAAGAACATCGGCAAGAAGAACCAGGCCGTCGTCGTCGAGGGCTACACCGACGTCATGGCCTGCCACATTGCCGGCGTCGACACCGCCGTCGCCTCCTGCGGCACCGCGTTCGGCCCCGACCACAGTCGGATGATCGCCCGCCTAATGACCTCCGACGCCCTCGCAGGCGAGGTCGTGTTCACCTTCGACGGGGACGCCGCCGGGCAAGCCGCCGCGCTCAAGGTCTTCTCGTCGGACTCCACCTTCTCGTCGCAGACCTACGTCGCCATCGAGCCCACCGGGATGGACCCCTGCGACCTGCGCATCCAGTCCGGGGACGCCGCCGTGCGCGAGCTCGTCGCCCGCCGGGTGCCGCTGTACCGGTAC
Proteins encoded:
- the dnaG gene encoding DNA primase — its product is MAGLIHPEDLETVRERSRIDDIVSSFVMLKPAGGGALVGLCPFHDEKTPSFRVTPSKGFYYCFGCGEGGDVIKFVQQVNNMGFTEAVEFLADRCGIQLRYTEGDGGPRHEPGLRMRILEANQAAAEFFAAQLTSPDALAGRVFLDQRGFTREHAEHFGIGYAPRGGRDLLNHLTAKKFTRDDLVKAGLVREQGWDFFQGRLLWPIRDAGRSTLGFGARKLYEDDRMPAKYLNTPETPVYKKSHVLYGLDLARKNIGKKNQAVVVEGYTDVMACHIAGVDTAVASCGTAFGPDHSRMIARLMTSDALAGEVVFTFDGDAAGQAAALKVFSSDSTFSSQTYVAIEPTGMDPCDLRIQSGDAAVRELVARRVPLYRYVMKNTLGQFDLDRAEGRLGAVRAAAPLVASVRDRSLVSEYLRELAGMVGMDTDTVRAEVQRVNNRKVAPEPERHPRQEATAEPAASGQVAMMLLPDAGDRRLATERGLLKLVVQHPSLFPDDWGGVVADDFQHPSYRHVFEVAAAADRSQTGFAQAIVDAMPDPVGEQLVVALSVEPLLAEPSGAYAREYAARLRLARVVRDINDLKSRMQRTNPVEEQADYNRMFARLLELETQRRTLEQHAVGS
- a CDS encoding ABC transporter permease, translating into MTVTIGWGLAVALVLLVALGVVAARLGRLGAPDAQGRARPLAREQVVAALRAVVQLALIAGVVTVAVQTWWGGLAFALVMFAIGVWTTTGRVGVRDRWPWTALAMAAGVLPVLLIVFLTGAAPFNGITIVALGGIVAGNMMTAHTLAGRRTFAELRDNRASYEAALSLGFERRPAIGLVADRVLGEALIPNIDQTRTVGLVTLPGAFIGVLLGGGSPLQAGAAQVLVLIGIMAGQACTVAVFGELVRRARIVPADLVPVLHP
- a CDS encoding HD domain-containing protein, with the protein product MAGHADGDVVRAHRDSSARLDLPAPIGREAREETQRRLWRPEATFASGAGNRAIEEEPDIERTCFERDRDRIVHSTAFRRLAGKTQVVVYPTDHQRTRLTHAIEVAQVATSLARGIGVNVTLADAMALGHDCGHGPGGHASEDAFDAFIPGGYDHGPWGADVVLTPLNLCVETLDGIRNHSWSRPAPMTIEGELVSWADRIAYCAHDLEDAVHAGIVSLDDLPAEVAEVAGRTRREQLATFIRSIIGTVAETGIVGMDADVAAALAALRKFNYEQIYTRPESVAQSNAVIEVLRGLVEYYCEHPRSMPGDYHAGAEDDLVRTAVTYVGGMTDRFAFDMAEQLLGWDPDRLPQGIGRGV